A region from the Salvia splendens isolate huo1 chromosome 15, SspV2, whole genome shotgun sequence genome encodes:
- the LOC121767015 gene encoding norbelladine synthase-like gives MGGGMKSFKEKFVVVDNEKCVKEAEVVEGGFMGLGFTLYRMRFQFDEVGGKREACITRSPIEYALTEESAANGAIASIKPYIGLCFSAGRWIQTYVLDPFSFEQQLDQQPDCALSSSMINLACCALSDGLISRLDQLASSQSTCDG, from the exons ATGGGAGGGGGAATGAAGTCGTTCAAGGAGAAATTCGTGGTGGTGGATAACGAGAAGTGTGTGAAGGAGGCAGAGGTTGTGGAAGGTGGATTTATGGGTCTAGGGTTCACGCTGTATCGTATGAGATTCCAATTTGATGAGGTGGGAGGGAAACGAGAAGCGTGTATAACTCGATCTCCGATCGAGTACGCGCTCACAGAAGAGAGCGCAGCTAATGGTGCAATCGCTTCCATTAAACCATACATTGGCCTATGCTTCTCT GCTGGTCGCTGGATCCAGACTTATGTTTTGGACCCATTCAGTTTTGAGCAGCAGCTTGATCAACAGCCTGACTGCGCCTTGAGCAGCAGCATGATCAACTTGGCCTGCTGtgccttgagcgatggcttgatcagcAGACTTGATCAACTCGCTTCAAGTCAGTCCACTTGTGACGGTTGA